The following are from one region of the Pseudorasbora parva isolate DD20220531a chromosome 12, ASM2467924v1, whole genome shotgun sequence genome:
- the jpt1a gene encoding jupiter microtubule associated homolog 1a: MTTTTTYQGMDPTGRSSSRVLRPPGGGSNICFGTDEEKPVKKNKMASSIFAEPEDPHAHRRNNPPGGKPTGVLCGEPSAPLRRCTAQPVHQSNATLDNNIPVNGDEDSVNVDSTEEPKPVPELHDTPGPPCLSETEQPAAGLPSGRRNPPGGKSSLILG; the protein is encoded by the exons ATGACGACCACCACTACTTATCAAGGCATGGATCCGACCGGGAGGAGCAGCTCCAG AGTGCTGCGTCCGCCAGGTGGAGGTTCAAACATCTGCTTTGGCACGGATGAAGAGAAAcctgtgaaaaaaaacaaaatggcaTCTAGTATATTTGCTGAACCTGAGGACCCTCATGCCCATCGGAGGAACAATCCACCAG GTGGGAAGCCTACAGGTGTGTTGTGTGGAGAGCCATCTGCCCCGCTCAGAAGATGTACTGCTCAACCAGTCCACCAAAGTAACGCCACACTCGACAATAATATACCTGTG AATGGTGATGAAGACTCAGTCAATGTTG ATAGCACAGAAGAACCTAAACCTGTTCCGGAGCTGCATGACACACCAGGTCCTCCTTGCCTCTCTGAAACAGAGCAGCCTGCAGCTGGGCTTCCTTCTGGCCGTAGAAACCCACCAGGGGGCAAATCCTCTCTAATCTTAGGCTAA
- the sumo2a gene encoding small ubiquitin like modifier 2a, which produces MRHVRRHYAPSCETAAVMADEKPKEGVKTENDHINLKVAGQDGSVVQFKIKRHTPLNKLMKAYCERQGLSMRQIRFRFDGQPINETDTPAQLEMEDEDTIDVFQQQTGGLM; this is translated from the exons ATGCGTCACGTCCGGCGGCATTACGCGCCTTCGTGTGAGACAGCGGCAGTCATGGCAGACGAGAAGCCAAAG GAGGGTGTAAAAACTGAAAATGACCACATAAATCTGAAAGTTGCTGGGCAGGATGGCTCAGTGGTTCAGTTCAAAATCAAGAGGCACACACCCCTCAACAAACTGATGAAAGCATATTGTGAGAGACAG GGGCTGTCAATGCGTCAGATACGGTTCCGGTTTGATGGGCAGCCAATTAATGAGACTGACACACCAGCTCAG TTGGAAATGGAGGATGAGGATACAATTGATGTATTTCAGCAACAGACTGGGGGCCTGATGTAA